In Paraburkholderia flava, one genomic interval encodes:
- a CDS encoding tetratricopeptide repeat protein yields the protein MMRNRVHLAFGAVALCCVVAIGYDVACLLRAQHMNRAIDTASASPRSEGSKDIGVPEARLARAVSLSRAGSYDAAGKLYDELIHTEASGDVARIALFDLGNLYLREGIGNAGPDGKAAPGATPSIAMVDEAKARYRTLLRTTPNDWDARYNLERALWLVPETREPPGPPDVQTQSNVKVHDPQSKDLP from the coding sequence ATGATGCGCAATCGCGTTCATCTCGCGTTCGGTGCGGTCGCGCTGTGCTGTGTCGTTGCGATCGGTTACGACGTCGCGTGTCTGCTGCGTGCGCAGCATATGAATCGCGCAATTGACACCGCCAGTGCGTCGCCGCGCAGCGAAGGCAGCAAAGATATCGGCGTGCCCGAAGCACGGCTTGCGCGAGCGGTGTCATTGTCCAGAGCCGGCTCATATGACGCGGCGGGCAAGCTCTACGACGAACTGATTCACACGGAAGCATCCGGTGACGTCGCCCGCATCGCGCTCTTCGATCTCGGCAACCTGTACCTGCGCGAAGGTATCGGCAACGCGGGTCCCGATGGCAAGGCTGCGCCGGGCGCGACGCCGTCGATCGCGATGGTCGACGAGGCGAAGGCGCGCTACCGCACGCTACTGCGCACGACGCCGAACGACTGGGATGCGCGCTACAACCTCGAACGCGCACTGTGGCTCGTGCCCGAGACGCGCGAACCGCCGGGACCACCTGACGTGCAGACACAAAGCAACGTCAAGGTGCATGACCCGCAGAGCAAGGATCTGCCGTGA
- a CDS encoding AAA family ATPase: MGAGEQLHDWRARALQIEDEVAKAVIGQRQTVRLINVALFARGHVLLEGGVGVGKTTVLRAFARVVGGEFERVEGTIDLMPGDLVYHTYVDADGKPRIDPGPLLRHGAKLSTFFFNEINRARPQVQSLLLRAMAERSVWAFDREHRFPHMTVFADRNKVEREETFELASAARDRFLFELNMPTPAEPDVRRALVFDPAYHDVDALLERLSPAIVPWEQLNEVGAAIQRDVHASETIERYVLDIWQATEAPQQFGIALDDVDMSRLVLAGASPRGMSALLRAARVVAWLAGRSHLEPEDIHAVLMPALGHRVFFTPVYELRRQELAEALATQIMARVAVP; encoded by the coding sequence ATGGGTGCTGGCGAACAGCTTCACGACTGGCGTGCGCGTGCACTGCAGATCGAGGACGAAGTCGCGAAGGCCGTGATCGGTCAGCGGCAGACCGTCCGGCTCATCAACGTCGCGCTGTTCGCCCGTGGCCACGTGCTGCTCGAAGGCGGTGTCGGCGTCGGCAAGACGACGGTGCTGCGTGCGTTTGCACGGGTCGTCGGCGGGGAGTTCGAGCGCGTCGAGGGCACCATCGATCTGATGCCCGGCGACCTCGTCTATCACACGTACGTCGATGCGGACGGCAAGCCGCGCATCGATCCCGGTCCATTGCTGCGCCACGGCGCGAAGCTGTCGACGTTCTTCTTCAACGAGATCAATCGCGCACGTCCACAGGTGCAGTCGCTGCTGCTGCGCGCGATGGCCGAGCGCTCCGTGTGGGCGTTCGATCGCGAGCACCGCTTTCCGCACATGACGGTTTTCGCCGACCGCAACAAGGTCGAGCGCGAGGAGACGTTCGAACTCGCGTCGGCCGCGCGCGACCGCTTTCTGTTCGAGCTGAACATGCCGACGCCGGCCGAGCCCGACGTGCGCCGCGCACTAGTGTTCGACCCGGCGTATCACGACGTCGACGCGCTGCTCGAACGGCTCTCCCCGGCGATCGTGCCGTGGGAGCAATTGAACGAGGTCGGTGCCGCGATCCAGCGTGACGTGCACGCGAGCGAGACGATCGAGCGTTACGTGCTCGACATCTGGCAGGCCACTGAAGCGCCGCAGCAGTTCGGCATCGCACTCGACGACGTCGACATGTCGCGGCTCGTACTCGCCGGCGCGAGCCCGCGCGGCATGAGCGCGCTGCTGCGCGCGGCACGGGTCGTCGCGTGGCTCGCGGGGCGTTCGCATCTGGAGCCGGAGGACATTCACGCGGTGTTGATGCCGGCGCTCGGGCATCGCGTGTTCTTCACGCCGGTCTACGAACTGCGTCGCCAGGAGCTGGCCGAAGCGCTCGCGACGCAGATCATGGCGCGGGTCGCGGTGCCGTGA
- a CDS encoding VWA domain-containing protein, with amino-acid sequence MRGWRHGFTAAACVLLVAAIALPRVTLPRDTYSYVVTFDITQSMDVEDESLNDEPVSRLAYARAAMRDALAQLPCGSTVGWSVFTGERTLLLLAPIEVCGHYDALLASLDAIDGRMRWTNWSRIAEGGVYSAVRVAREIGRNVSVIFVTDGQEAPPVLPSEALMRDINPERVGGWLIGVGGDQPAPIPKTDANGDRVGYWNANDVIQVPTQEGAPSPDSHEERSALRGQYLAAVAGRIGFGYRRLLTPVSLADAMRDPRLAHRESVATDVRIYPAMLALLLLVARFMPEPGWFRGRRRYARVNAAAATGRLRQS; translated from the coding sequence ATGCGTGGCTGGCGTCACGGGTTCACCGCGGCGGCATGCGTGCTGCTCGTGGCCGCGATCGCGCTGCCGCGTGTGACATTGCCGCGCGACACGTACAGCTATGTCGTCACGTTCGATATCACGCAGAGCATGGACGTCGAGGACGAAAGCCTGAACGATGAGCCGGTGAGCCGGCTCGCGTATGCCCGCGCCGCGATGCGCGATGCGCTCGCGCAACTGCCGTGTGGATCGACGGTCGGATGGAGCGTGTTTACCGGTGAACGCACGCTGCTGTTGCTCGCGCCGATCGAGGTGTGTGGTCATTACGATGCGCTGCTCGCATCGCTCGATGCGATCGACGGACGGATGCGTTGGACCAACTGGAGCCGTATCGCGGAGGGCGGGGTGTATTCGGCGGTGCGCGTTGCGCGCGAGATCGGCCGCAATGTGTCAGTGATTTTCGTCACCGACGGTCAGGAAGCGCCACCTGTGTTGCCATCCGAGGCGCTGATGCGCGACATTAATCCGGAGCGGGTCGGCGGCTGGCTGATCGGCGTCGGCGGCGATCAGCCAGCGCCGATTCCGAAGACCGATGCGAACGGCGATCGTGTCGGCTACTGGAACGCGAACGATGTGATCCAGGTGCCGACGCAGGAGGGCGCGCCGTCGCCGGATAGTCACGAGGAACGTTCCGCATTGCGTGGGCAGTACCTCGCGGCCGTGGCGGGGCGGATCGGCTTCGGTTACCGGCGTCTGCTGACGCCGGTTTCGCTCGCTGATGCGATGCGCGATCCGCGGCTCGCGCATCGTGAATCCGTTGCGACGGATGTGCGCATCTATCCGGCGATGCTTGCGCTGCTGTTGCTCGTCGCGCGGTTTATGCCTGAGCCTGGGTGGTTTCGTGGGCGGCGGCGCTATGCGCGAGTTAATGCTGCTGCAGCGACCGGGCGGTTGCGTCAGTCGTAG
- a CDS encoding calcium incorporation protein MxaA, translating to MSFHKRCRCATILALACMAGGAVAQTVPATVQQPRAFGYTIGDVLEQRVLLQAGGKDLGNVAAPSVGRTGLWLERRASRVETDREGRRWMVIGYQIVNAPQTLMRISLPALKLGTATGVALQIAEWPASVGPLMPSEAFGAGDLQPMRPDRDAPRAAIAPLRRQLEIATGVLIVTLLAWTGWWLWRNHREAGRLPFARLWQRIRHVDAHDADTSVDAWLGLHHALNETAGHVVHAGALTMLFDRAPHLQPLRERIERFYRQSAQRYFSPPSASSVEPHALRDLCRALYLAERRRQR from the coding sequence ATGAGCTTTCATAAGCGCTGCCGTTGCGCGACGATCCTGGCGCTTGCATGCATGGCTGGCGGTGCTGTTGCGCAGACCGTTCCGGCAACCGTGCAGCAGCCGCGCGCATTCGGCTACACGATCGGCGACGTGCTCGAGCAGCGCGTGCTGTTACAGGCCGGCGGCAAGGATCTGGGTAACGTTGCCGCGCCGTCGGTGGGACGTACGGGGCTATGGCTGGAACGCAGAGCGTCGCGTGTCGAAACCGATCGCGAGGGGCGCCGCTGGATGGTCATCGGCTACCAGATCGTCAACGCGCCGCAGACGCTCATGCGCATTTCATTGCCTGCGTTGAAGCTAGGCACAGCTACGGGCGTCGCCTTGCAGATCGCCGAGTGGCCCGCGAGCGTCGGTCCGTTGATGCCTTCCGAGGCGTTCGGCGCAGGCGATCTGCAGCCGATGCGCCCCGACCGCGACGCACCTCGTGCAGCAATTGCACCGCTACGGCGGCAGCTTGAGATTGCCACCGGCGTGTTGATCGTGACCCTGCTCGCGTGGACCGGCTGGTGGCTGTGGCGCAATCATCGCGAGGCGGGGCGTCTGCCGTTCGCGCGGCTGTGGCAACGCATCCGGCACGTCGATGCGCACGACGCCGATACCTCCGTCGATGCATGGCTCGGCCTGCACCACGCGTTGAACGAAACCGCAGGACACGTCGTGCATGCCGGCGCGCTGACGATGCTGTTCGATCGTGCGCCGCATCTGCAGCCGTTGCGTGAACGGATCGAGCGTTTTTATCGGCAGTCGGCGCAGCGGTACTTCTCGCCACCGTCGGCATCATCCGTCGAACCGCATGCGCTGCGCGATCTGTGTCGCGCGCTCTATCTCGCCGAAAGGCGTCGTCAGCGATGA
- a CDS encoding vWA domain-containing protein, with amino-acid sequence MNGVFDFARPWLLVLLPLAVLPLLPRRSDTLPFPSVAWLPADRTGRWLERLARAGAVLTMLGIVVGLAGPGRSHLQTVRVGSGAEILILMDRSASMDEMMGRKGIESTGDSKSKVARASLTGFVAQRPNDRVGFMMFGISPVLAMPFTYDHRAIDGAIDGTAGGRGMPDTQLDRGLLRAIGEFDNATWAGRRAIVLVSDGGARLDEHARALIEAGLARNRIALYFIYLRSSVYSPDLNANDTTNAVSPEADLHRYFLTLKTPYRLFQAGDARAMASAMAEINRQQNALTSFIEQLPRQDGSVYCFAVALLCCALLFALQQVRVRAWS; translated from the coding sequence ATGAACGGCGTCTTCGATTTCGCGCGTCCGTGGCTGCTCGTGCTGCTGCCGCTCGCGGTGCTGCCGTTGTTGCCACGGCGCAGCGATACGTTGCCGTTTCCGTCGGTCGCGTGGTTGCCTGCCGATCGCACGGGCCGCTGGCTCGAACGGCTCGCGCGTGCGGGTGCGGTGCTGACGATGCTCGGCATCGTCGTCGGTCTCGCCGGACCGGGGCGCTCGCATCTGCAGACGGTACGTGTGGGCAGCGGCGCCGAAATCCTGATCCTGATGGACCGCAGCGCAAGCATGGACGAGATGATGGGACGCAAGGGCATCGAGTCGACCGGCGATTCGAAGAGCAAGGTCGCGCGTGCGTCGCTGACCGGTTTCGTCGCACAACGGCCGAACGATCGCGTCGGCTTCATGATGTTCGGCATCAGCCCCGTGCTCGCGATGCCGTTCACCTACGATCACCGTGCGATCGACGGCGCGATAGACGGGACCGCGGGCGGTCGCGGGATGCCCGATACGCAACTCGACCGTGGACTGTTGCGGGCGATCGGCGAATTCGACAACGCGACATGGGCGGGACGGCGCGCGATCGTGCTCGTGTCCGACGGCGGTGCGCGACTCGACGAGCATGCGCGTGCGCTGATCGAGGCGGGCCTCGCGCGCAACCGCATCGCGCTGTACTTCATCTATCTGCGCAGCAGCGTCTACAGCCCCGACCTGAACGCGAACGATACGACGAACGCGGTATCGCCCGAGGCGGATCTACATCGCTATTTCCTGACGCTGAAAACACCGTACCGGCTGTTCCAGGCCGGCGACGCGCGCGCGATGGCCTCGGCGATGGCCGAGATCAACCGGCAGCAGAATGCGCTGACATCGTTTATCGAGCAATTGCCGCGACAGGATGGAAGCGTGTACTGCTTTGCCGTTGCGCTGCTGTGTTGTGCGCTGCTGTTCGCGTTGCAGCAGGTTCGGGTGAGGGCATGGTCATGA
- a CDS encoding porin, which yields MSGMFVRLAAWRRALPLAVCAFVGMSTAHATYAQGSVTLYGVLDTSIEVTNAGNGWTPRMDSGAYRGSRFGVRGSEPLDGDTSVVFDLESGFSSANGALETAGTLFNRQAWIGLHGPWGETRFGRQYSPLYIPFKGGLDAFGAGTIGSGFNNLSKITPYTDNALTWLSPTIAGFDVTAMFALRDPGDGNGLGGYYVTANYTHDALRLSYARQQTHGDTGLRANFAGASYLFGPVRAYVAYFNGDGGSPRYHDDGMSLSASWAISSRARASLGYTHARDRSGAGNDADQFSIAFEYTLSRTLLVYATAADLENRGNAAFTLRGVNVTGLPVAYPGAPVRGVQIGMIERF from the coding sequence ATGAGCGGTATGTTCGTGCGATTGGCTGCGTGGAGAAGGGCGCTGCCGCTCGCGGTCTGCGCGTTCGTTGGCATGAGCACGGCGCATGCGACGTATGCACAAGGCTCGGTTACGTTGTACGGCGTGCTGGATACCAGCATCGAAGTCACCAACGCGGGCAACGGCTGGACGCCACGCATGGACTCGGGCGCCTATCGCGGCTCGCGCTTCGGCGTGCGCGGCAGCGAGCCGCTCGACGGCGACACTAGCGTTGTGTTCGATCTGGAAAGCGGCTTCAGTTCGGCGAACGGCGCGCTCGAAACGGCCGGCACACTGTTCAACCGGCAGGCCTGGATCGGGCTGCATGGGCCGTGGGGCGAAACGCGCTTCGGACGACAATACTCGCCGCTCTACATTCCGTTCAAGGGCGGCCTCGACGCGTTCGGCGCCGGCACGATCGGCTCCGGGTTCAACAATCTGTCGAAGATCACGCCGTACACCGACAACGCGCTGACGTGGCTGTCGCCGACGATCGCTGGTTTCGACGTCACCGCGATGTTCGCGCTGCGCGATCCCGGCGACGGCAACGGCCTCGGTGGTTACTACGTCACCGCGAACTACACACACGACGCGCTGCGGCTGTCGTATGCACGCCAGCAGACGCATGGCGACACCGGCTTGCGCGCGAATTTCGCGGGCGCGTCGTACCTGTTCGGCCCGGTGCGCGCGTACGTCGCGTACTTCAACGGCGATGGCGGCAGCCCGCGCTATCACGACGACGGCATGTCGTTGTCCGCGTCGTGGGCGATTTCGTCACGGGCCCGCGCGTCGCTCGGCTACACGCATGCACGTGACCGCAGCGGCGCGGGTAACGACGCCGACCAGTTCAGCATCGCATTCGAATACACGCTGTCGCGCACGCTGCTGGTGTACGCGACGGCCGCCGATCTCGAGAACCGTGGCAACGCCGCGTTCACGCTGCGCGGCGTCAACGTGACGGGCCTGCCGGTCGCGTACCCCGGTGCGCCGGTGCGCGGCGTGCAGATCGGGATGATCGAGCGCTTCTGA
- a CDS encoding DUF58 domain-containing protein, producing MNGPAEFDYRLPMRAAGVRPGSHRGASFGFGQEFAMHGRLFDYPDPRRLDLRASVRAARDEWLVRVHLQRVAVPAYALVDVSASMLFGTPRTKLQVAADFVEALGYSAFRTGDPVGLSGFDTRDHDELFMPARYGRGIGNVLASMLRDRAEGEVAERGGVEGLQRSAAKLAGRQALVFIVSDFHWPLAGLSAVLDVLAHACVVPMVVWDAAEIEPPDAGPLLAVRDTESRERRTLWLDRRARERWCDAVARRRDEIDRVFGKRGVRPFYVDHGFDPQALSRYFLEAVV from the coding sequence ATGAACGGGCCCGCTGAATTCGACTACCGGCTGCCGATGCGCGCCGCGGGCGTACGGCCCGGCTCGCATCGCGGCGCGAGCTTCGGCTTCGGCCAGGAGTTCGCGATGCACGGCCGGCTGTTCGACTACCCCGATCCCCGCCGGCTCGATCTGCGCGCGAGCGTGCGCGCGGCTCGCGACGAATGGCTCGTGCGCGTGCATCTGCAACGCGTCGCGGTGCCGGCGTATGCACTCGTGGACGTGTCGGCGTCGATGCTGTTCGGCACGCCGCGCACGAAGCTGCAGGTCGCTGCGGATTTTGTCGAAGCGTTGGGCTACAGCGCGTTTCGTACCGGCGATCCGGTCGGGCTGTCCGGTTTCGATACGCGCGATCACGATGAACTGTTCATGCCGGCGCGTTACGGGCGAGGCATCGGCAATGTGCTTGCGAGTATGTTGCGTGACCGTGCCGAAGGCGAAGTCGCGGAACGTGGTGGGGTTGAAGGATTGCAGCGGTCCGCTGCGAAACTCGCGGGCCGGCAGGCGCTGGTGTTCATCGTGTCGGATTTTCATTGGCCGCTTGCGGGGCTATCCGCAGTACTCGATGTACTCGCGCATGCGTGCGTCGTGCCGATGGTCGTGTGGGACGCCGCCGAGATTGAGCCGCCCGATGCTGGTCCGCTGCTCGCGGTACGCGATACGGAATCGCGCGAGCGGCGCACGCTGTGGCTGGATCGACGCGCACGCGAGCGCTGGTGCGATGCGGTCGCGCGACGTCGCGACGAGATCGACCGCGTGTTCGGCAAGCGCGGCGTGCGGCCTTTTTACGTCGATCACGGTTTCGATCCGCAGGCGCTGTCCCGCTATTTTCTTGAGGCGGTCGTATGA
- a CDS encoding LysR family transcriptional regulator: MNFIRSLTLRQLQIFVVASRYTSFARAAEELHLTQPAVSMQIRQLEDAVGLRLFERVARRLALTEAGEKLTHHASRILGEIKDTEDAMTSLKQADSGSIAVGIVSSATYFAPKLLAQYSRQYPKVDVHFSVGNRDALLRLLQDNAIDLAIMGRPPPELDTTSEPLASHPQVVIAPLTHPLRDARRFDLQELRGDTFLLREPGSGTRAAAEEMFRQHLFSPVKIVTLGSNETIKQAVIAGMGVSLISLHTLLLELRTGEIALLDVTGTPIERTWQVVHLRSKQLSPTCAAFRHFLLEHAAVSLEHEYAAYAKPSARAALWT, encoded by the coding sequence ATGAATTTCATCCGATCGCTTACTCTGCGTCAGTTGCAGATCTTCGTCGTGGCGAGCCGCTACACGAGTTTCGCGCGTGCCGCGGAGGAACTGCATCTGACGCAGCCGGCCGTATCGATGCAGATTCGCCAGCTCGAGGACGCAGTCGGCCTGCGGCTCTTCGAGCGCGTTGCGCGCAGACTCGCGCTGACCGAAGCCGGCGAAAAACTCACGCATCACGCAAGCCGCATTCTCGGCGAGATCAAGGACACCGAAGACGCGATGACGTCGCTGAAGCAGGCGGACAGCGGCTCGATCGCGGTCGGTATCGTGAGCTCCGCGACATACTTCGCGCCGAAGCTGCTCGCGCAGTATTCGCGGCAATACCCGAAAGTGGACGTGCATTTTTCGGTCGGCAACCGCGATGCGCTGCTGCGTCTGCTGCAGGACAACGCAATCGATCTCGCGATCATGGGACGCCCGCCGCCCGAACTCGACACCACGAGCGAACCGCTCGCATCGCATCCACAGGTCGTGATCGCACCATTGACGCATCCGCTTCGCGACGCACGTCGCTTCGATCTGCAGGAGCTGCGCGGCGACACGTTCCTGCTGCGCGAGCCCGGCTCGGGCACGCGCGCGGCCGCAGAGGAAATGTTTCGCCAGCATCTGTTCTCGCCGGTGAAGATCGTCACGCTCGGCAGTAACGAAACGATCAAGCAGGCGGTGATCGCCGGCATGGGCGTCAGCCTGATTTCGCTGCACACGTTGCTGCTGGAACTGCGCACCGGCGAGATCGCGCTGCTCGACGTGACCGGCACGCCGATCGAACGCACGTGGCAGGTCGTGCATCTTCGCTCCAAACAACTATCACCGACATGTGCCGCGTTTCGTCATTTCCTGCTGGAGCATGCAGCGGTGTCTCTCGAGCACGAATACGCGGCCTACGCGAAACCGTCCGCCCGCGCGGCACTCTGGACATGA